The Sphingosinithalassobacter sp. CS137 genome includes a region encoding these proteins:
- a CDS encoding TraB/GumN family protein yields MKGNACRKAACAAMLLTLLWLAGPTAAQTPQLPYHGYPMDEAVALDGTIVRPPAEAAMELLYALERERVRETQPYAPAPAIWRIADADTTIYLFGTIHSLPIGFRWRNPGLEAVILRADSLLLESVEEETEGIDLMLGLAGRESMPPLQDRISPRYHAKLAAFQRTLPAALVEQMDAMPTWAAALSVSAVRDMLAGEVSAQGADDWLEHHFRSVGKPVEAIEDSGSVVESINAVPEAAQRRMLEAALITPARRREVLEGPAHAWARGEVGPDSPLIIMPEDLDPSSALADPMLTRRNAAWVEELIARLDSRSGVILFAAGAGHFVGSGSVLEMLETRGVAIERVQ; encoded by the coding sequence ATGAAGGGGAACGCTTGCCGGAAGGCCGCCTGCGCGGCGATGCTGCTGACGCTGCTGTGGCTCGCTGGCCCGACGGCGGCTCAGACGCCACAGCTTCCCTACCACGGCTATCCGATGGACGAGGCCGTAGCACTGGACGGCACCATCGTCCGCCCGCCAGCCGAGGCGGCAATGGAGCTGCTGTACGCGCTGGAACGCGAGCGGGTGCGCGAGACGCAGCCTTATGCCCCGGCGCCGGCGATCTGGCGCATCGCCGATGCCGATACGACCATCTATCTCTTCGGCACGATCCACAGCCTGCCGATCGGCTTCCGCTGGCGCAATCCGGGGCTGGAGGCGGTCATCCTGCGCGCCGATTCGCTGCTGCTGGAATCGGTGGAGGAAGAGACCGAGGGGATCGACCTGATGCTGGGGCTCGCCGGGCGCGAGAGCATGCCGCCGCTCCAGGATCGCATATCGCCGCGCTATCACGCCAAGCTCGCTGCCTTTCAGCGCACGCTCCCCGCCGCGCTCGTCGAACAGATGGACGCGATGCCAACCTGGGCCGCGGCGCTGAGCGTTTCCGCGGTCCGCGACATGCTGGCAGGCGAAGTCTCCGCCCAGGGGGCCGACGACTGGCTCGAACATCATTTCCGCAGCGTGGGCAAGCCGGTCGAGGCGATCGAGGACAGCGGCAGTGTGGTCGAAAGCATCAACGCCGTGCCCGAAGCTGCGCAGCGGCGGATGCTGGAGGCCGCGCTCATAACGCCGGCGCGCCGGCGCGAAGTGCTGGAAGGGCCCGCACATGCATGGGCGCGCGGCGAGGTCGGCCCCGATTCGCCGCTGATCATCATGCCGGAAGACCTGGACCCCTCCTCCGCCCTCGCCGATCCGATGCTGACCCGCCGCAACGCCGCCTGGGTGGAGGAGCTGATCGCGCGGCTCGACTCGCGCAGCGGCGTGATCCTGTTCGCCGCCGGAGCGGGCCATTTCGTCGGCTCCGGCTCCGTGCTGGAAATGCTGGAAACGCGCGGAGTGGCGATCGAGCGCGTGCAATAA
- a CDS encoding glycine--tRNA ligase subunit alpha — protein MILTLHDYWSDRGCLILQPYDMEMGAGTFHTATTLRALGPQPWNAAFVQPCRRPTDGRYGENPNRLQHYYQYQVILKPSPADLQELYLGSLAAIGIDFGLHDIRFVEDDWESPTLGAWGLGWEVWCDGMEVTQFTYFQQMGGFDCKPVAGELTYGLERLAMYIQNVDSVYELRFNDAGVTYGDVFLENERQMSEWNFEVADTDALFDGFRKAVAECENCLDRNLPIPAYEQAIKASHTFNLLQARGVISVAERQAYIGRVRDLAKGACAKHIEKMTPQWEANFPGWSL, from the coding sequence ATGATCCTCACGCTCCACGACTATTGGAGCGATCGCGGCTGCCTGATCCTCCAGCCCTATGACATGGAGATGGGGGCGGGCACCTTTCACACGGCCACCACGCTCCGCGCGCTGGGGCCGCAGCCGTGGAACGCGGCGTTCGTCCAGCCGTGCCGCCGCCCCACCGACGGCCGCTATGGTGAGAACCCCAACCGGCTGCAGCATTACTACCAGTATCAGGTGATCCTGAAGCCCAGCCCGGCGGACCTGCAGGAGCTGTATCTGGGCAGCCTGGCGGCGATCGGCATCGATTTCGGGCTGCACGATATCCGCTTCGTAGAGGACGATTGGGAAAGCCCCACGCTGGGCGCCTGGGGGCTGGGCTGGGAAGTCTGGTGCGACGGGATGGAAGTCACCCAGTTCACCTATTTCCAGCAGATGGGCGGGTTCGATTGCAAGCCTGTCGCCGGTGAGCTCACCTACGGGCTGGAGCGGCTGGCGATGTACATCCAGAATGTCGACAGCGTGTACGAGCTGAGGTTCAACGACGCGGGCGTGACCTATGGCGATGTGTTCCTCGAGAACGAGCGCCAGATGTCCGAATGGAATTTCGAAGTCGCGGACACCGATGCGCTGTTCGACGGCTTTCGCAAGGCAGTGGCGGAGTGCGAGAATTGCCTCGACCGCAACTTGCCGATCCCCGCCTATGAGCAGGCGATCAAGGCCAGCCACACCTTCAATCTGCTCCAGGCGCGGGGCGTGATCTCGGTCGCCGAGCGCCAGGCCTATATCGGCCGCGTGCGCGATCTGGCGAAGGGGGCCTGCGCCAAGCATATCGAGAAGATGACGCCACAGTGGGAAGCGAACTTCCCGGGGTGGAGCCTGTGA
- a CDS encoding endonuclease domain-containing protein gives MPEVLLWERLRGQKTGAKFRRQHPIGSYVVDFYCASAQLVVEVDGQAHDLNPRAESDARRDAFLIDNGYRVARFSAADVLEDAGGVAESIAALVASPLHHPSDGPPPRAGEDLK, from the coding sequence TTGCCTGAAGTCCTCCTGTGGGAGCGCCTTCGCGGTCAAAAGACTGGCGCAAAATTCCGCCGACAGCATCCGATCGGATCATATGTGGTCGATTTCTACTGCGCGTCCGCGCAGCTGGTCGTCGAAGTTGACGGACAGGCGCACGATCTTAATCCACGTGCGGAAAGCGATGCGCGGCGTGACGCTTTTCTAATCGACAATGGATATCGAGTGGCGCGTTTTTCGGCCGCGGATGTGCTTGAGGATGCGGGCGGGGTGGCGGAATCGATCGCTGCGCTTGTGGCGAGCCCCCTCCACCATCCTTCGGATGGTCCCCCTCCCCGTGCCGGGGAGGATCTGAAGTGA
- the glyS gene encoding glycine--tRNA ligase subunit beta — MTEFLLELRSEEIPARMQAKARDDLAKLFSAELTKAGIEVDALVTYATPRRLALIARGLPLATQAVSEEIKGPRTSAPPQALEGFLRKTGLAREQLEDRDGVWFAVIDKPGRATAEVLAEAIPAVIRAFPWPKSMRWGDASVSTESLRWVRPLQGIVALLGEDVVPCEVAGVASGAATLGHRFHHPGAITIGSAADYVEKLRACHVIVDPAERAAIIRDGAAKLAGEAGLVLVEDESLVAENAGLTEWPVPLLGSFDARLLDAPREILELTLKVNQKYFSVRRETGETAPGFVCVANIAARDGGDKIVAGNRKVAEARLSDAIFFWEQDKKVPLAEQAKKLDRIVFHEKLGTVADKATRVGKLARWLVEEGIVGNSGAAAGSKGSDASTSAPAQAGAQGAERSGDGTGLRPAPEHGQAELAELAEQAGLLCKADLVTQTVGEFPEVQGIIGYELAKAQGLPLEVAEAIRDHYKPVGQGDEVPTAPVSVAVALADKLDTLVAFFFADMPPTGSKDPFALRRAALGVLELLTRNGLRLNLWEGITRGLRGMTDLRVSPESSDEALVEHKAAMESVFTSLPTFFADRLKVQQREAGVRHDLIDAVFALGGEDDLVRLLARVHALQAFVETDEGTNLLAGYKRAANILKKEGYVAPAQAGAHGSVDEMPAPVDGEMGPRLRGGDGRKHVHEGAAIRSRLRGGDGGEPASGTADGGGDAAEPYAREPAEAELIAALDAAEPEAAAAIAREDFEAAMAALATLRGPIDRFFDTVTVNDADAAKRAARLALLARMRDAVHRVADFSKIEG; from the coding sequence GTGACCGAATTCCTGCTCGAACTGCGTTCCGAGGAAATCCCCGCGCGGATGCAGGCGAAGGCGCGCGACGACCTCGCCAAGCTGTTCTCCGCCGAACTGACCAAGGCCGGGATCGAGGTCGATGCGCTCGTCACCTATGCCACGCCGCGCCGGCTCGCGCTGATCGCGCGCGGACTGCCGCTGGCGACGCAGGCGGTGTCCGAGGAGATCAAGGGTCCTCGCACCTCGGCTCCGCCGCAGGCACTGGAAGGCTTTCTGCGCAAGACCGGCCTGGCGCGCGAGCAGCTCGAAGACCGCGACGGCGTGTGGTTCGCGGTGATCGACAAGCCCGGCCGCGCGACCGCCGAGGTGCTGGCAGAGGCGATCCCCGCGGTGATCCGCGCCTTTCCCTGGCCCAAGTCGATGCGCTGGGGCGATGCCTCGGTTTCGACCGAGAGCCTGCGCTGGGTGCGCCCGCTGCAGGGCATCGTCGCGCTGCTGGGCGAGGATGTGGTGCCGTGCGAGGTCGCGGGCGTCGCCAGCGGCGCCGCGACGCTAGGGCATCGCTTCCACCATCCCGGTGCGATCACCATCGGATCGGCGGCGGATTATGTCGAGAAGCTGCGCGCCTGCCATGTGATCGTCGATCCCGCCGAGCGCGCGGCGATCATCCGCGACGGCGCGGCGAAACTGGCGGGTGAGGCCGGGCTGGTGCTGGTCGAGGACGAGAGCCTGGTTGCCGAGAACGCCGGGCTGACCGAATGGCCGGTGCCGCTGCTGGGCAGCTTCGACGCGCGGCTGCTCGATGCCCCGCGCGAGATCCTGGAGCTGACGCTCAAGGTGAATCAGAAATATTTCTCGGTGCGGCGCGAGACTGGCGAGACCGCACCGGGCTTCGTCTGTGTGGCGAACATCGCCGCGCGCGACGGCGGCGACAAAATCGTGGCGGGCAATCGCAAGGTCGCCGAGGCGCGGCTCTCCGACGCGATCTTCTTTTGGGAACAGGACAAGAAGGTCCCGCTTGCCGAGCAGGCGAAGAAGCTCGACCGCATCGTCTTCCACGAAAAGCTGGGCACGGTCGCGGACAAGGCCACGCGCGTCGGCAAGCTGGCGCGCTGGCTGGTCGAGGAGGGGATCGTTGGAAACTCCGGTGCGGCTGCCGGTTCGAAGGGTTCGGATGCGAGCACCAGTGCTCCGGCGCAGGCCGGAGCTCAGGGTGCAGAGCGCAGCGGAGACGGCACAGGGCTCCGGCCTGCGCCGGAGCACGGGCAGGCGGAACTCGCCGAGCTTGCCGAACAGGCCGGCCTTCTCTGCAAGGCCGATCTCGTCACGCAAACGGTGGGCGAATTCCCCGAGGTTCAGGGCATCATCGGCTATGAACTGGCGAAGGCGCAGGGCCTGCCGCTGGAAGTCGCCGAGGCGATCCGCGATCACTACAAGCCGGTCGGGCAGGGCGACGAAGTCCCCACCGCGCCGGTGAGCGTGGCGGTGGCGCTGGCGGACAAGCTGGATACGCTCGTCGCGTTCTTCTTCGCGGACATGCCGCCCACTGGATCGAAGGACCCGTTTGCCCTTCGCCGAGCGGCGTTGGGGGTGCTGGAACTCCTAACGCGCAACGGTCTGCGGCTTAACCTTTGGGAGGGTATCACCCGAGGCCTGCGAGGAATGACCGATCTGCGCGTATCGCCAGAATCCTCTGACGAGGCTTTGGTCGAGCACAAAGCCGCCATGGAAAGCGTCTTCACATCGCTTCCCACCTTCTTCGCCGACCGCCTCAAGGTTCAGCAGCGCGAGGCGGGCGTTCGCCACGATCTGATCGACGCGGTGTTCGCGCTCGGCGGCGAGGACGATCTCGTCCGGCTGCTCGCGCGGGTGCATGCGTTGCAGGCGTTCGTCGAGACCGATGAGGGGACGAACCTGCTCGCCGGGTACAAGCGTGCGGCGAATATCCTGAAGAAGGAAGGCTACGTCGCCCCTGCGCAGGCAGGGGCCCATGGCTCTGTCGATGAAATGCCAGCGCCAGTGGACGGAGAGATGGGCCCCCGCCTTCGCGGGGGCGACGGTAGAAAGCATGTGCACGAGGGTGCAGCTATACGCTCCCGCCTGCGCGGGGGCGACGGTGGAGAGCCGGCGTCCGGAACTGCTGACGGTGGTGGGGATGCAGCCGAGCCTTATGCTCGCGAACCCGCCGAGGCCGAGCTGATCGCTGCGCTCGACGCGGCCGAGCCCGAAGCAGCCGCCGCGATCGCACGCGAGGATTTCGAAGCCGCGATGGCCGCGCTCGCCACGCTGCGCGGGCCGATCGACCGTTTCTTCGACACGGTGACGGTGAACGACGCCGACGCGGCGAAGCGCGCGGCACGACTCGCGTTGCTGGCGCGGATGCGCGACGCAGTGCATCGGGTGGCGGATTTCTCGAAGATCGAGGGGTAG
- the ppdK gene encoding pyruvate, phosphate dikinase: protein MTKYVYRFGGGVSEGGTGDKNLLGGKGANLAEMASIGLPVPPGFTISTEMCTRYYAEGETFPDSLREEVANGVAHIEGITGKKFGDNADPLLVSVRSGARVSMPGMMDTVLNLGLNDETVQGLAAKAEDERFAWDSYRRFIQMYCDVVLGLDHGRFEEALEIAKEDRGYTLDTEMTAADWKALVDEYKKIVRELWDKPFPQDVQDQLWGAIAAVFGSWNAERAKVYRRINDISGDWGTAVNVQAMVFGNMGETSATGVAFTRDPSTGENGYYGEFLINAQGEDVVAGIRTPQYLTKDARERAGAKPLSMEEALPETYAELAQVFEKLERHYRDMQDIEFTVERGTLWMLQTRTGKRTAKAALKIAVDMASEGLISEEEAVARVNPSALDQLLHPTLDPDAPRDVLTKGLPASPGAASGKVVFDADTAEKAAADGQDVILVRIETSPEDIHGMHAAKGILTARGGMTSHAAVVARGMGRPCVSGAGTLSIKAAEGVMRVGSREVREGEIITIDGATGEVMVGEVPTLQPELAGDFGTLMVWADKVRRLKVRTNAETPADCRTAREFGAEGIGLCRTEHMFFDSGRITAVRQMILAGDEKGRRAALEKLLPEQRKDFTEIFEVMAGLPCTIRLLDPPLHEFLPHEEDEFAEVAQAAGVEVETLKRRAAELHEFNPMLGHRGCRLGVTYPEIYEMQARAIFEAACDVAAKSGEAPIPEVMIPLVATRKELALMKAVVDKAATAVFEEKGRTIDYLVGTMIELPRAALRAGEIAEVGEFFSFGTNDLTQTTLGVSRDDAGRFLTTYVDKGIYPRDPFVSIDIEGVGELIEIAAERGREARPGLKLGICGEHGGDPASIAFCEKTGLDYVSASPYRVPIARLAAAQAALAARA from the coding sequence ATGACCAAATATGTGTACCGCTTTGGCGGCGGCGTTTCCGAAGGCGGCACGGGCGACAAGAACCTGCTCGGTGGCAAGGGCGCCAATCTGGCCGAAATGGCCTCGATCGGCCTGCCGGTGCCGCCGGGCTTCACCATATCGACCGAGATGTGCACGCGCTATTACGCTGAGGGCGAGACGTTCCCGGACTCGCTGCGCGAGGAAGTGGCCAACGGCGTCGCCCATATCGAAGGCATCACCGGAAAGAAGTTCGGCGACAATGCCGATCCGCTGCTCGTCTCGGTCCGCTCGGGCGCGCGCGTGTCGATGCCCGGGATGATGGACACCGTGCTCAACCTGGGGCTCAACGACGAGACCGTGCAGGGCTTGGCGGCGAAGGCGGAGGACGAGCGCTTCGCCTGGGACAGCTATCGCCGCTTCATCCAGATGTATTGCGACGTGGTGCTCGGGCTCGATCACGGCCGCTTCGAGGAAGCGCTGGAGATCGCCAAGGAGGATCGCGGCTATACTCTCGATACCGAAATGACCGCAGCCGACTGGAAGGCGCTGGTCGACGAATACAAGAAGATCGTGAGGGAGCTGTGGGACAAGCCCTTCCCGCAGGACGTGCAGGATCAGCTGTGGGGCGCGATCGCTGCGGTTTTCGGATCGTGGAACGCCGAGCGTGCGAAGGTCTATCGCCGCATCAACGACATTTCCGGCGACTGGGGCACGGCGGTCAACGTCCAGGCGATGGTGTTCGGCAACATGGGCGAGACTTCGGCAACCGGAGTCGCGTTCACGCGCGATCCCTCGACCGGCGAGAATGGCTATTATGGCGAGTTCCTGATCAATGCGCAGGGCGAGGATGTGGTCGCCGGCATCCGCACGCCGCAATATCTGACCAAGGACGCCCGCGAGAGGGCGGGCGCCAAGCCGCTGTCGATGGAAGAGGCGCTGCCCGAAACCTATGCCGAGCTGGCGCAGGTGTTCGAAAAGCTCGAGCGCCACTATCGCGACATGCAGGACATCGAGTTCACCGTAGAACGCGGCACGCTGTGGATGCTCCAGACTCGCACCGGCAAGCGCACCGCCAAGGCTGCGCTCAAGATCGCGGTCGACATGGCGAGCGAAGGGCTGATCTCGGAAGAGGAGGCGGTCGCGCGGGTGAACCCCTCCGCGCTCGACCAGCTGCTGCACCCGACGCTCGATCCCGATGCGCCGCGCGACGTGCTGACCAAGGGGCTGCCGGCCTCGCCCGGCGCGGCTTCGGGCAAGGTGGTGTTCGACGCCGACACGGCCGAGAAGGCCGCCGCCGATGGTCAGGATGTGATCCTCGTCCGCATCGAGACGAGCCCCGAGGACATTCACGGCATGCACGCCGCAAAGGGCATCCTCACCGCGCGCGGCGGCATGACCAGCCACGCCGCCGTGGTCGCGCGCGGCATGGGCCGGCCCTGTGTTTCGGGCGCGGGCACGCTCTCAATCAAGGCCGCCGAAGGCGTGATGCGCGTCGGCAGCCGCGAAGTGCGCGAAGGCGAGATCATCACGATCGACGGCGCCACCGGCGAAGTGATGGTGGGCGAAGTGCCGACGCTCCAGCCTGAACTGGCGGGGGACTTCGGCACGCTGATGGTCTGGGCCGACAAGGTCCGGCGGCTCAAGGTGCGCACCAATGCCGAGACGCCCGCCGACTGCCGCACCGCGCGCGAGTTCGGCGCCGAAGGCATCGGCCTGTGTCGCACCGAGCATATGTTCTTCGATTCCGGCCGGATCACCGCCGTTCGCCAGATGATCCTCGCGGGCGACGAGAAGGGCAGGCGGGCCGCGCTCGAGAAGCTGCTCCCCGAGCAGCGCAAGGATTTCACCGAGATCTTCGAGGTGATGGCGGGGCTCCCCTGTACCATCCGCCTGCTCGATCCGCCGTTGCACGAATTCCTGCCGCACGAGGAGGACGAGTTCGCCGAAGTGGCGCAGGCCGCCGGAGTCGAGGTCGAGACGCTGAAGCGCCGCGCGGCCGAGCTGCACGAGTTCAATCCGATGCTTGGTCATCGCGGCTGCCGCCTCGGCGTCACCTATCCCGAAATCTACGAGATGCAGGCGCGCGCGATCTTCGAGGCGGCGTGCGATGTCGCGGCGAAATCGGGCGAGGCGCCGATCCCCGAAGTGATGATCCCGCTGGTCGCCACGCGCAAGGAACTGGCGCTGATGAAGGCAGTGGTCGACAAGGCGGCGACGGCGGTGTTCGAGGAGAAGGGCCGCACGATCGACTATCTGGTCGGCACGATGATCGAACTGCCGCGCGCGGCGCTGCGCGCGGGCGAGATCGCCGAGGTGGGCGAGTTCTTCTCGTTCGGCACCAACGATCTCACGCAGACCACGCTCGGCGTGAGCCGCGACGATGCGGGGCGGTTCCTCACCACCTATGTCGATAAGGGCATCTATCCGCGCGACCCGTTCGTCAGCATCGACATCGAAGGCGTGGGCGAGCTGATCGAGATTGCCGCGGAGCGCGGCCGTGAAGCCCGGCCGGGCCTCAAGCTCGGCATCTGCGGCGAGCATGGCGGCGACCCGGCCTCGATCGCCTTCTGCGAGAAGACCGGGCTCGATTACGTCTCGGCCTCGCCGTATCGCGTGCCGATCGCGCGGCTGGCGGCGGCGCAGGCGGCGCTCGCGGCGCGGGCGTGA
- a CDS encoding type II secretion system F family protein, translating into MQPTSTAPMILGVDVLWVATLLAGVATLAMLYALYMATTVRNPMAKRVKALNERREQLKAGITASTSKRRAKLVQRSDASDRMRNFLSSMKVLQESQVKAVQIKMLQAGIRRKEWAVGVIFGRLVLPIVIGGLAVFLVYGTDMFADWGSLKKYGLVAGAFLLSYKAPDIYLKNKIQKRSAAIRKGLPDALDLLVICAEAGLTVDAAFGRVSRELGKAYPELGEEFSLTAIELGFLTDRRNAFENLAMRIDLDAIRGVVTTMIQTEKYGTPLASALRVLSAEFRNERMMRAEEKAARLPAIMTIPLILFILPVLFIVILGPAACDINDALLTG; encoded by the coding sequence ATGCAACCCACCAGCACCGCACCGATGATCCTGGGCGTCGACGTCCTGTGGGTGGCCACGCTGCTCGCGGGAGTCGCGACGCTGGCGATGCTGTATGCGCTCTACATGGCCACTACCGTGCGCAATCCGATGGCCAAGCGCGTCAAGGCACTCAACGAGCGGCGCGAGCAGCTGAAGGCGGGCATCACAGCCTCCACGTCAAAGCGGCGTGCCAAGCTGGTCCAGCGGAGCGACGCTTCGGATCGAATGCGCAATTTCCTCAGCTCGATGAAGGTGCTGCAGGAAAGCCAGGTCAAGGCCGTCCAGATCAAGATGCTGCAGGCCGGGATCCGGCGCAAGGAATGGGCCGTCGGCGTCATTTTCGGCCGGCTCGTGCTGCCGATCGTGATCGGTGGCCTCGCGGTGTTCCTCGTCTATGGCACGGACATGTTCGCCGACTGGGGTTCGCTTAAGAAATACGGGCTCGTCGCCGGCGCCTTCCTGCTGAGCTACAAGGCACCGGACATCTATCTCAAGAACAAGATCCAGAAGCGTTCGGCCGCGATCCGCAAGGGCCTGCCCGACGCGCTCGATCTGCTCGTGATCTGTGCCGAAGCGGGACTCACCGTCGACGCCGCCTTTGGCCGCGTCTCGCGCGAACTGGGCAAGGCCTATCCCGAACTGGGCGAGGAATTCTCGCTGACCGCGATCGAGCTCGGCTTTCTGACCGACCGCCGCAATGCGTTCGAAAATCTCGCGATGCGGATCGATCTCGATGCGATTCGCGGCGTGGTGACCACGATGATCCAGACCGAGAAATACGGCACGCCGCTCGCTTCGGCGCTGCGCGTCCTTTCGGCCGAGTTCCGCAACGAGCGGATGATGCGCGCCGAGGAAAAGGCTGCGCGGCTTCCCGCGATCATGACGATCCCGCTGATTCTGTTCATCCTGCCGGTGCTGTTCATCGTGATCCTGGGCCCCGCCGCCTGCGACATCAACGACGCACTGCTGACCGGCTGA
- a CDS encoding type II secretion system F family protein codes for MNMLPYLMIGAGAFAVLAILVFAFSGPSVQRAGSRRLSSVRERHAGQTTVAAAMEAQMRRISAQRATRVDAAAARFIPNPALLGKRLAMTGKDWTVGQYALATVGLALVGFVALWFQGAPPWLAMFAGLFLGLAVPHMAVGFFIGRRIAKFTAKFPDAIELLVRGLRSGLPITETMAVVGAEIEGPVGEEFRAVSDKMKIGRTLDVALQETSDRLGTPEFQFFVITIAIQRETGGNLAETLSNLADVLRKRSQMKLKIKALSSESKASAYIVGALPFIVFGMIWFINNQYMLNFFQDERLMVAGGGGLVWMGIGAFIMAKMVNFEI; via the coding sequence ATGAACATGCTGCCGTACCTGATGATCGGCGCGGGCGCTTTCGCGGTGCTCGCGATACTGGTGTTTGCCTTTTCGGGTCCGTCCGTACAGCGCGCGGGCTCACGACGTCTTTCCAGCGTTCGCGAACGCCACGCCGGCCAAACGACGGTCGCGGCGGCGATGGAGGCGCAGATGCGCCGCATCTCCGCGCAGCGGGCAACGCGCGTGGACGCCGCAGCCGCACGTTTCATCCCGAACCCGGCGCTTCTGGGAAAGCGTCTCGCGATGACGGGCAAGGACTGGACGGTCGGACAATATGCGCTGGCCACGGTCGGACTTGCGCTGGTCGGCTTCGTCGCTCTCTGGTTTCAGGGCGCACCGCCGTGGCTGGCAATGTTCGCCGGGCTTTTCCTGGGGCTGGCCGTTCCGCACATGGCGGTCGGCTTCTTCATCGGCCGGCGCATCGCCAAATTCACTGCGAAGTTCCCCGACGCGATCGAGCTGTTGGTTCGCGGCCTGCGCTCGGGCCTGCCGATCACCGAGACGATGGCGGTCGTGGGAGCCGAGATCGAAGGGCCCGTGGGCGAGGAATTCCGTGCCGTTTCCGACAAGATGAAGATCGGGCGCACGCTCGACGTGGCGCTGCAGGAGACATCGGACCGGCTCGGCACTCCCGAGTTCCAGTTCTTCGTCATCACCATCGCCATCCAGCGCGAAACCGGCGGCAACCTTGCCGAAACGCTGTCGAACCTCGCCGATGTGCTGCGAAAGCGCAGCCAGATGAAGCTCAAGATCAAGGCGCTTTCGTCCGAATCCAAGGCGTCGGCCTATATCGTCGGCGCTCTGCCCTTCATCGTGTTCGGCATGATCTGGTTCATCAACAATCAGTATATGCTCAACTTCTTTCAGGACGAACGGCTGATGGTCGCCGGCGGCGGCGGGCTGGTCTGGATGGGGATCGGCGCGTTCATCATGGCCAAGATGGTCAATTTCGAGATCTGA
- a CDS encoding pilus assembly protein CpaE produces MNAPFNPGRTGHREPFVAFVCDETTAELLRPIAIELGWSPEKVNKGGLRNAVQTLSVSASPNILFVDLSESGDPLNDINALAEVCEPGTIVIAAGQVNDVRLYRDLIASGIQDYLLKPLNPDALRESFAQAQAALAAPKVAETSADRPHCAIAVIGTRGGVGASTMATSLSWLMSERHVRTTALLDLDVHFGTGALALDLEPGRGLTDAIENPSRIDGLFIERAMVRASERLAVLSAEAPINSPVLTDGAAFYQLQEEIRTAFECTIVDLPRSMLVLHPHLIADVQVAVLVTELTLAAARDAIRILSWFKSNAPQTQVIVVANRVQPSAQLEISRKDFEGSIERKIDFLVPFDNKLAAQAAKLGKPFAEAGKNSKSVAPMVELSERVLDFADAGEPASVGGKKAGKAGGKAASGKGGSLLAKLMTPKKK; encoded by the coding sequence GTGAACGCCCCCTTCAACCCCGGCCGAACCGGCCATCGCGAACCGTTCGTCGCTTTCGTCTGCGACGAGACGACGGCGGAGCTGCTGCGCCCGATTGCGATCGAGCTCGGCTGGTCGCCGGAGAAGGTCAACAAGGGCGGACTACGCAATGCCGTTCAGACGCTCTCCGTCTCCGCGAGCCCCAACATCCTGTTCGTCGACCTGTCCGAATCGGGCGATCCGCTCAACGATATCAACGCGCTGGCCGAAGTGTGCGAGCCCGGCACCATCGTGATCGCCGCAGGGCAGGTGAATGACGTTCGCCTCTATCGCGACCTGATCGCCAGCGGCATTCAGGACTATCTCCTGAAGCCGCTCAATCCCGACGCGCTGCGCGAGAGCTTCGCCCAGGCGCAGGCCGCATTGGCAGCTCCAAAGGTCGCCGAGACATCCGCCGATCGGCCGCATTGCGCGATCGCAGTGATCGGCACCCGCGGCGGCGTGGGCGCCTCGACGATGGCGACGTCGCTCTCCTGGCTGATGAGCGAGCGCCACGTCAGAACGACTGCGTTGCTCGATCTCGACGTGCATTTCGGCACCGGCGCGCTTGCGCTCGATCTCGAGCCCGGGCGCGGCCTGACCGATGCGATCGAGAATCCCAGTCGCATCGACGGACTGTTCATCGAGCGCGCGATGGTCCGCGCGTCCGAACGACTCGCCGTGCTTTCGGCCGAAGCACCGATCAACTCGCCGGTCCTCACCGATGGCGCCGCTTTCTATCAGCTGCAGGAGGAGATCCGCACCGCATTCGAGTGCACCATCGTCGATCTCCCGCGCTCGATGCTCGTGCTGCATCCGCATCTGATCGCCGATGTGCAGGTTGCGGTACTGGTCACCGAGCTCACCCTCGCCGCTGCGCGCGACGCGATCCGCATCCTGAGCTGGTTCAAGTCGAACGCGCCGCAGACGCAAGTGATCGTCGTCGCCAATCGCGTGCAGCCGAGCGCGCAGCTCGAGATCAGCCGAAAGGATTTCGAAGGGTCGATCGAGCGCAAGATCGATTTCCTCGTTCCGTTCGACAACAAGCTCGCCGCGCAGGCGGCAAAGCTCGGCAAGCCTTTCGCCGAGGCGGGCAAGAATTCGAAATCGGTCGCGCCCATGGTGGAGCTGTCCGAACGTGTCCTCGACTTCGCGGATGCAGGCGAACCGGCTTCCGTGGGCGGCAAGAAAGCAGGCAAGGCGGGCGGCAAGGCTGCATCGGGCAAGGGCGGCTCGCTCCTCGCCAAGCTGATGACGCCGAAGAAAAAGTAA